The genomic stretch GTACAAAAGGTAATTTTTTTCTTTGGAGTGATTTTCAGTTTACGGTTCGTAGTGGCCCTAATTCGGGAAATGCAATCCGACCTTAAAACAAAACTCAAAGAAACGTTAGAAAAACAAAACTTTATTTCAAACAAATCCATCCAATTGGAACAGTCTGCCAATACTCTTGCTGCTTCCGTAGATACATTACAATCCATGTCGGATGAATTACACAACCAATCTCAAAACCAAGCGGCTTCTGTGGAAGAAATCTCTGCTTCCGTAGAAGAACTTTCTTCTTCGGCAATTAGTTCGGCAAATCTTGTGGAAGACCAAGTGGCTCGTGTAAAAATTGTAGATCAAAACTTTTTATCTCTTCAAAATATTAGTGAAAACGTAAAAAACAAAACCACTCAAATCGCAAAGGATGTAAGCCTCTCTGCTGATTTTAGCAAAAAAGTAAAAACCTCCTCTGAAGAACTCAATAGTATTTACTCAGAACTGAACCAAGCTTTTTCAAAAGTGGAAGAAATCAACCAAATGATGTCGGAAATTGCTGATCAAACCAACTTACTAGCGTTAAATGCTTCTATCGAAGCCGCAAGAGCTGGAGAACATGGACGTGGATTTGCGGTCGTTGCTCAAGAAGTTGCAAAACTTGCTGAACGTTCTCAATCCAATGCAGGCACAATTGCAAAAATTGTGAAAGATGCCGGGATCAAAATCAATGAAGGTACCAGATACTCAAAAGAAGTCAAAACCCAAGTGGAAAGCCAGAACCAAGAATTACTTCGAATCGAAAGCGAAATTTTAAGTTTAGAAGGTCATGTCACTGAACAAGAGAATTTAAATTCACAACTAAGACTAACCTTTTCCGAATTACATGTTCTATCCGAACAAATTGGTGTGATTGCGCAAGAACAGATGTCTGGTAGTAAAGAAATCAATCATGCGATTACCACCATTGATGAAACCACACAAAAACTTGCGGATTCGGTACAACTCCTTTATGAGGAGATCAATGCCATCCATACCCAATCCAAACAGCTAACATTGAACTAAGGGATTTCCCTCTATTCTGAACGGAGTTTTAGGGATAAAACCTGTCTTTACAACAGGTGCCTTTTCTAAAACTTTGGGAAATCGTAGGAAATAAATTGATAACCTTTACCGTGCTATGTTAAAACCCAATGCAACAGACCGCCCTGGTCAAAGAATCGAAGATACCATCATGGCCATTTTGGAGGAAAATCCAAATCATGAGGAGTTTCTATTCCAAAGAATCAAAGAACTTCCTGCCTACCATTTAGAAGATTCACAAATTTATTCAGCGATCTTAAAAGTCCTCACTTCACTTGAAATTTCAGAAAATGAATCCGAATTCGTTTGGTCAGAAATCATCCAAAACCAAACCAAACTCAACCAATGTATGGGCCGCCAAGTGGGCTTTCGAGTTGCTTTATTTGATTATTTTACCAACATCAATCCCAAAATCAAAAATCCAAAAACTATAGAGATGAAACTCTTTGCTGATACCGAAAAACTGATATTAGTTGATGAACTCACTCGATTATACAACCGTAGGCATTTCGAAACCGCACTCATTCGAGAATTCAAACAATCCACAAGATACAATCAAAACCTCACTCTTCTTATCATGGACATTGATGATTTCAAAAAAATCAATGATACCTATGGTCATACCACAGGTGATGAAATTTTAACAAAGGTTGCAAAACAGATAACATCTTGTTTAAGAATGGAAGACACAGCTTGCCGCATTGGCGGTGAAGAGTTTGCAGTGATTTTTCCACAAACAAATGAAGAACAAGCACTCATTGCATCAGAAAAACTTTTGGAAGCTTGTCGCACCATCCAACTTAGCGGTAAGTCTGTGACACTTAGCGGGGGGATTGTATCTTATCCTGAAAAAGTCAAAACTTGCGAAGAGATGTATGACTTAGCAGACCGTGCCTTGTATACAGCCAAATACTCCGGCAAAAATCAAATTGTGGCTTATTCCAATGAAAAAAGAAGTAGTTTGCGTTTTGATGCCAACCTAGAACTCCTTTTCATTCTACCAGATAAAACTCTCAAAACCATTTCTAAAAATATTTCCGTAACAGGGATTGCCTTTGATACGGAAGATGATATCACACTCAACGAATCCTTCGATGTCAAACTTCGTGAATCAGACACCAATCAAGAAATCAATGCAAAGATCAAAGTAGTCAGAAAAGAAGAATTTGGATTTCACAAGTACCATATGGCTGCTGAATTTTTGGAACTCTCAGTCGAAGACCAATCCAAACTTTCTGACTTGTATACTTTACACCGATACAAATCAAAGATTCCTACCGGTGCCGTATCATAAAAAATAAATCGATGCCGCTATGGCATATCGGAAAGACCACCTGCATTCAAAACAGAGGAGTAACCACTGGCTTGTAAAATTTGTTTGGCTCTTTCGCTCCTGGCACCAGATCGACAATAAACAATAATTTTTGCCCCTTTGTCTTTCAATCGATTGATTTGAGACGGAAGAACATCCACAGGAATATTCATCGCACCGGAATAATGACCTTCTGCAAATTCTGACTGGGTTCGCACATCAACAACAACTGCCCCATTTTGAATCCATTGTTTTACCATATCTTTTTCTCCTTTGGATTGGATGCGTTTTACAAAAACAAAGAGGAACCCAATGATGGCTCCGAAAATCAGGAAAGATTTCATACTTTCTCCTTTTTTTCCAATTTCTAGTTGCCGGAATTTTCGTCAAGAGAATCCCTATACTATAGGGGGTATGGTATTTACATCCATTCTAACCCTAAATTTTGGCGGTCCATTGCCTTTGGACCAAAAGGAGAGATGTTTCTAATATGATTACCAATCCCAAAGAAAATTTAGAAATTCGACCACTTTATGATTTAGAATCGGGAACCTGGACCTATCTAATCCTCGATCAAAAATCCAAACAATCCGTTCTTGTTGATCCAGTACTCGAACGTTTAGAAAGAGACTTAAACTATATCCAAGAACTTGGATATAAACTATCCCTCACTGTAGAAACACATATGCATGCAGATCATATCACTTCAGCAGGAAATTTGAGGGACAAAACCAATTGTGAATCTTATGCTTCCGAAAACTCAGGTGCTGTTTGTGCTTCTAAATTTTTGAAAGATGGAGATTCATTTCAGGTTGGGAATCTTAAGTTTGTAGTCATTCATACACCTGGTCATACTCCTTGTTCCATCTCTCTTCTGTTAAATGGTTTATATCTTTTTTCTGGGGATGCACTTTTCGTACGTGGATGCGGGCGGACAGACTTCCAAGGTGGAAGTGCGGACGAATTGTACAATTCTATCACAAAAAAACTATTTTCACTTCCGGATGAAACAATCGTCTTACCAGGACATGATTACAAAGGATTTCTTTCCACAACCATTGGAGAGGAAAAACGATTGAATCCAAGAATCGTTGGAAAATCACTCCAAGAGTTTAAAGAAATTATGGACAATTTGAACCTTCCGGAACCAAAAAAAATTCATGAAGCAGTGCCAGCCAATCGTGCCTGTGGGAAAGTATCATGAGTCTAGGAATTTTATTTTTATTGTTAGGCGTAGGTGCAG from Leptospira bourretii encodes the following:
- a CDS encoding diguanylate cyclase produces the protein MLKPNATDRPGQRIEDTIMAILEENPNHEEFLFQRIKELPAYHLEDSQIYSAILKVLTSLEISENESEFVWSEIIQNQTKLNQCMGRQVGFRVALFDYFTNINPKIKNPKTIEMKLFADTEKLILVDELTRLYNRRHFETALIREFKQSTRYNQNLTLLIMDIDDFKKINDTYGHTTGDEILTKVAKQITSCLRMEDTACRIGGEEFAVIFPQTNEEQALIASEKLLEACRTIQLSGKSVTLSGGIVSYPEKVKTCEEMYDLADRALYTAKYSGKNQIVAYSNEKRSSLRFDANLELLFILPDKTLKTISKNISVTGIAFDTEDDITLNESFDVKLRESDTNQEINAKIKVVRKEEFGFHKYHMAAEFLELSVEDQSKLSDLYTLHRYKSKIPTGAVS
- a CDS encoding rhodanese-like domain-containing protein, which produces MKSFLIFGAIIGFLFVFVKRIQSKGEKDMVKQWIQNGAVVVDVRTQSEFAEGHYSGAMNIPVDVLPSQINRLKDKGAKIIVYCRSGARSERAKQILQASGYSSVLNAGGLSDMP
- a CDS encoding methyl-accepting chemotaxis protein, with the translated sequence MSAETNEISLFERTLFRKGVSLIVYTKYGLSAVFLLGVAANVATKSFIPNFIGSLIFLLNGIVPGYYLRKDKEISKSWAFTIIFIDLLILVSFFYLDIYNNYTKGDASNTINAGIFYIIFVFIAIYSSFLFESKLVVVVGIISTFLYLGGIYLSAKLGAALVGKPSPDMLRANHVIVATEVQKVIFFFGVIFSLRFVVALIREMQSDLKTKLKETLEKQNFISNKSIQLEQSANTLAASVDTLQSMSDELHNQSQNQAASVEEISASVEELSSSAISSANLVEDQVARVKIVDQNFLSLQNISENVKNKTTQIAKDVSLSADFSKKVKTSSEELNSIYSELNQAFSKVEEINQMMSEIADQTNLLALNASIEAARAGEHGRGFAVVAQEVAKLAERSQSNAGTIAKIVKDAGIKINEGTRYSKEVKTQVESQNQELLRIESEILSLEGHVTEQENLNSQLRLTFSELHVLSEQIGVIAQEQMSGSKEINHAITTIDETTQKLADSVQLLYEEINAIHTQSKQLTLN
- a CDS encoding MBL fold metallo-hydrolase, which translates into the protein MITNPKENLEIRPLYDLESGTWTYLILDQKSKQSVLVDPVLERLERDLNYIQELGYKLSLTVETHMHADHITSAGNLRDKTNCESYASENSGAVCASKFLKDGDSFQVGNLKFVVIHTPGHTPCSISLLLNGLYLFSGDALFVRGCGRTDFQGGSADELYNSITKKLFSLPDETIVLPGHDYKGFLSTTIGEEKRLNPRIVGKSLQEFKEIMDNLNLPEPKKIHEAVPANRACGKVS